One segment of Procambarus clarkii isolate CNS0578487 chromosome 1, FALCON_Pclarkii_2.0, whole genome shotgun sequence DNA contains the following:
- the LOC123761678 gene encoding uncharacterized protein: protein MNVEVRRDYEQCLEHPLVTCLEHPPETCLEHPPETCLEHPPETCLEHPPETCLEHPRETCLEHPPETCLEHPRETCLEHPRETCLEHPRETCLEHPRETCLEHPLVTCLEHPLVTCLEHPRETCLEHPRETCLEHPLVTCLEHPRETCLGTPARDVPGTPARDVPGTPARDVPGTPARDVPGTPARDVPGTPARDVPGTPGSDAPGTPASDVPGTPARDAPGTPASDVPRTPARDVPGTAASDVPGTAASHVPGTPASHVPGTPGSDAWNTRERRTWNTRERRTWNTRERRAWNTPRETCLEHPRETCLEHPRETCLETPASDAWNTRERRVWNTRERRAWNTREGRAWNTRERRAWNTRGRRAWNTLLKSCL, encoded by the coding sequence ATGAACGTGGAAGTGAGAAGAGACTATGAACAGTGCCTGGAACACCCGCTAGTGACGTGCCTGGAACACCCGCCAGAGACGTGCCTGGAACACCCGCCAGAGACGTGCCTGGAACACCCGCCAGAGACGTGCCTGGAACACCCGCCAGAGACGTGCCTGGAACACCCGCGAGAGACGTGCCTGGAACACCCGCCAGAGACGTGCCTGGAACACCCGCGAGAGACGTGCCTGGAACACCCGCGAGAGACGTGCCTGGAACACCCGCGAGAGACGTGCCTGGAACACCCGCGAGAGACGTGCCTGGAACACCCGCTAGTGACGTGCCTGGAACACCCGCTAGTGACGTGCCTGGAACACCCGCGAGAGACGTGCCTGGAACACCCGCGAGAGACGTGCCTGGAACACCCGCTAGTGACGTGCCTGGAACACCCGCGAGAGACGTGCCTAGGAACACCCGCGAGAGACGTGCCTGGAACACCCGCGAGAGACGTGCCTGGAACACCCGCGAGAGACGTGCCTGGAACACCCGCCAGAGACGTGCCTGGAACACCCGCGAGAGACGTGCCTGGAACACCCGCGAGAGACGTGCCTGGAACACCCGGGAGTGACGCGCCTGGAACACCCGCGAGTGACGTACCTGGAACACCCGCGAGAGACGCGCCTGGAACACCCGCGAGTGACGTGCCTAGAACACCCGCAAGAGACGTGCCTGGAACAGCCGCGAGTGACGTGCCTGGAACAGCCGCGAGTCACGTGCCTGGAACACCCGCGAGTCACGTGCCTGGAACACCCGGGAGTGACGCCTGGAACACCCGCGAGAGACGTACCTGGAACACCCGCGAGAGACGTACCTGGAACACCCGCGAGAGACGTGCCTGGAACACCCCGCGAGAGACGTGCCTGGAACACCCGCGAGAGACGTGCCTGGAACACCCGCGAGAGACGTGCCTGGAAACACCCGCGAGTGACGCCTGGAACACCCGCGAAAGACGTGTCTGGAACACCCGCGAGAGACGTGCCTGGAACACCCGCGAGGGACGTGCCTGGAACACACGCGAGAGACGCGCCTGGAACACCCGCGGGAGACGTGCCTGGAACACCCTCCTGAAATCCTGCCTGTAA